One segment of Echeneis naucrates chromosome 15, fEcheNa1.1, whole genome shotgun sequence DNA contains the following:
- the snx5 gene encoding sorting nexin-5 has product MTSASDENNKEKMRSVSVDLNNDASLLIDIPDALCERDKVKFTVHTKTTLSTFQKPEFSVPRQHEDFIWLHDTLVETEDYAGLIIPPAPPKPDFESPREKMHKLGEGEATMTKEEYAKMKQELEAEYLAVFKKTVQVHEIFLQRLSSHPMLSKDRNFQIFLEYDQDLSVRRKNAKEMFGGFFKNMVKSADEVLISGIKEVDDFFEQEKTFLLDYYSKIKDSTAKAEKMTRSHKNIADDYIHISATLNSISADDSTANKKHLEKLSDLFEKLRKVEGRVASDQELKLTELLRYYMRDIQAAKDLLYRRARALADYENSNKALDKARLKSKDIPQAEEHQQQCLHKFDKLSESGKRELTGFKGRRVVAFRKNLIEMAELEIKHAKNNATLLQGCIDLLKGN; this is encoded by the exons ATGACATCCGCTTCGGACgaaaacaacaaggaaaag ATGCGCTCTGTGTCTGTGGATCTGAACAACGATGCCTCTCTTCTCATTGACATTCCTGATGCACTCTGCGAAAGGGACAAAGTCAAGTTTACTGTCcatacaaaa ACGACTCTTAGCACTTTCCAGAAGCCAGAGTTCTCTGTCCCCAGGCAGCATGAAGACTTCATCTGGCTACACGACACTCTGGTTGAGACGGAGGACTATGCTGGTCTGATT ATTCCTCCAGCACCCCCAAAGCCTGATTTTGAGAGCCCAAGAGAGAAGATGCACAAATTGGGTGAGGGTGAAGCCACTATGACCAAAGAGGAGTATgcaaaaatgaagcaggaaCTGGAAGC TGAATATCTTGCTGTGTTTAAGAAAACAGTCCAAGTGCACGAAATCTTCCTGCAGAGGCTCTCCTCTCATCCCATGTTaagcaaagacagaaacttcCAGATTTTCTTAGAGTATGATCAGGAT CTGAGTGTGAGAAGAAAGAACGCCAAAGAAATGTTTGGAGGATTCTTTAAAAACATGGTGAAGTCAGCTGATGAGGTCCTTATCTCCGGAATAAAG GAAGTTGATGACTTCTTTGAGCAGGAGAAGACATTTCTGCTCGACTACTACAGCAAGATAAAAGATTCTACTgccaaagcagagaaaatgacacGCTCACACAAAA ATATTGCGGATGATTATATACACATCTCTGCCACTTTGAACAGTATCTCTGCAGACGATAGCACAGCAAATAAGAA acACCTGGAGAAGTTGTCAGACCTTTTCGAGAAGCTCAGA aAAGTGGAGGGAAGAGTAGCATCTGACCAAGAGCTGAAACTTACAGAACTGCTAAGATACTACATGAGAGACATTCAGGCTGCTAAG GACCTTTTATACAGGCGAGCCCGGGCATTAGCTGACTATGAGAACTCTAACAAGGCTTTGGATAAGGCTCGACTGAAAAGCAAAGACATTCCCCAGGCAGAGGAGCACCAGCAGCAGTGCCTGCACAAGTTTGACAAGCTTTCAGAGTCAGGGAAGAGAG AGCTCACTGGTTTCAAGGGCAGACGTGTCGTGGCCTTCAGGAAGAATCTCATAGAGATGGCTGAGCTTGAGATAAAACACGCCAAG AACAATGCAACTCTACTGCAGGGATGCATTGACCTGCTCAAGGGCAACTGA